Proteins encoded together in one Ciona intestinalis chromosome 3, KH, whole genome shotgun sequence window:
- the LOC100180138 gene encoding uncharacterized protein LOC100180138: MNNTSESWDEMEATSALNDSKSEKKSSWKCDPKYLPLKVLYYFFIAGEASTLVFQSVYMKHLGLSTKQTGMLWALHRSVGVVATPLSGAVADKTGKPKTVLCTLLACSAIVAMSMAFVPIEQQQNTFVTNSTGLVCYGSSLTNQSSFVNQHHEKIMTKCTSNTSIGTNVEIKDVSNYSDHRFQFIIEPCDCSAIKSIKLNHSGLSCAGFCDDAEEREDQVDCYGITFWSMFCLFLLASVFYPGCTPAIDASSFAILGKSMSHKFGQQRLFGSIGFGTAAFIIGTIKNTISSNMADPSSSNLPFYPAFFGALFFWLTSAVVASKLAISNSKSQPIALSNIKVILQNGQILSFLIFIALFFGYAHAVTFSYEYWLLEEKLHASSLVLGMASLVGSLSDIPCYLLSGYFIRRFGHKIVLIFGMMTFTLRLFLFTVITAAWQIILVDVLYGITWGMNWSVICSYASVISPPSLEYTTMAVVQTTTHGIGWSTGALLGGHIFSVMGSEWMFRVTAVMVACAVVLYAIIVTCYHVKISRQSKQQTFKTQTKTADINGNNMCQNEMLYVDPGAV; encoded by the exons ATGAATAATACCAGCGAGTCCTGGGACGAAATGGAGGCAACATCTGCACTCAATGACTCCAAAAGTGAGAAGAAAAGCAGCTGGAAATGCGATCCAAAGTATTTGCCCCTAAAAGTGCTCTACTACTTTTTCATTGCAG gtGAAGCGTCAACTTTGGTGTTTCAATCTGTCTACATGAAACATCTTGGTTTGTCTACGAAGCAAACCGGTATGTTGTGGGCATTACACAGATCGGTTGGTGTAGTGGCCACACCACTTAGTGGAGCGGTTGCTGACAAAACCGGAAAGCCAAAGACGGTTCTGTGTACTCTGCTGGCTTGTTCTGCCATCGTAGCAATGAGCATGGCTTTTGTTCCCATAGAACAACAACAGAATACGTTTG TAACCAACTCGACTGGATTGGTTTGCTACGGAAGTAGTTTGACCAACCAGTCCAGCTTCGTAAACCAACATCATGAAAAAATCATGACAAAATGCACCAGCAATACCTCCATTGGAACCAATGTGGAAATAAAGGATGTCAGCAACTATTCAGATCATCGATTCCAATTCATCATTGAACCTTGTGATTGTTCAGCTATcaaatcaataaaattaaatcattCTGGGCTCTCCTGTGCAGGTTTCTGCGATGATGCTGAAGAACGAGAAGACCAG gttGATTGCTACGGAATTACTTTTTGGTCAATGTTCTGCTTATTCTTATTGGCATCTGTGTTCTACCCGGGATGCACGCCAGCCATTGATGCAAGTTCCTTTGCCATTTTGGGCAAAAGCATGAGCCATAAGTTTGGCCAACAACGACTGTTTGGCTCCATCGGATTTGGTACAGCCGCTTTTATCATTGGAACCATCAAAA acACTATTTCATCCAACATGGCTGATCCATCGTCGTCAAACCTTCCATTTTATCCCGCTTTCTTCGGAGCTCTCTTCTTCTGGTTAACTTCTGCTGTTGTGGCTTCAAAACTTGCCATATCAAACTCTAAGTCTCAGCCTATCGCACTCTCCAATATAaag GTAATCCTTCAAAACGGCCAGATACTTTCGTTTCTGATATTTATCGCCCTGTTCTTCGGATATGCTCATGCGGTCACTTTCAG CTACGAATACTGGCTTTTGGAGGAAAAGCTTCACGCATCGTCACTCGTACTTGGCATGGCTTCACTTGTCGGATCACTCTCGGACATCCCATGCTACTTGCTATCCGGATATTTTATTAGGAGATTTGGACACAAAATCGTGCTTATCTTCGGGATGATGACCTTTACC cttcgtttgtttttgtttaccgtGATAACTGCGGCTTGGCAAATAATACTGGTCGACGTGTTATATGGAATTACATGGGGCATGAATTGGTCGGTGATATGCAGTTACGCATCGGTGATCAGTCCACCTTCGCTGGAATATACTACGATGGCTGTTGTGCAGACAACGACGCATGGGATAG GTTGGAGCACTGGGGCGCTCCTTGGAGGTCACATTTTTAGTGTAATGGGAAGCGAGTGGATGTTTCGTGTTACAGCAGTGATGGTTGCTTGTGCAGTTGTTTTATATGCAATTATTGTCACCTGCTACCACGTCAAGATTTCGAGACAGTCGAAACAGCAAACTTTCAAAACTCAAACTAAAACAGCAGATATAAATGGAAATAACATGTGTCAAAACGAAATGTTGTATGTAGACCCGGGAGCTGTATAA
- the LOC100182479 gene encoding LOW QUALITY PROTEIN: protein-glutamate O-methyltransferase-like (The sequence of the model RefSeq protein was modified relative to this genomic sequence to represent the inferred CDS: deleted 1 base in 1 codon), with amino-acid sequence MDYPLPLLAAESGSFAYNTMKDRVPRILQNVLMYAIKRFQIFQNQFGEEGRLDCQSVIGQLSQLRSEIMTDKSLTLLDDEIDDCEVWNARFEQNRSVHQSHPTWFSSPWLYVECFMYRKIQSVLSKSNHMKKFDPFLDQKNLALLQSLPAMRNLAAFLDQVLKIDLGDAKILGLRLQDFLQVSLWGNRCDLSLSGGEESSQTTDPHKNLTTLSEFLLVDCSKKVFDYLYIINQDKKTDKVVDIILDNSGFELFTDLILAEFLLASKLATKIRFHPKRFPWFVSDVTPQDFLDTIDILGKDSSQVLGDFALRWKERLQDETFTLITDENLTSFWTLPDPFYLMKNVSPSLLQLLETSKLLIFKGDLNYRKLVSDLKWLHETSFVKALRGFTSTPLCSLRTLKAEVVVGLPTGVAESIAKCDADWMVTGKYAVIQSNI; translated from the exons ATGGATTATCCGTTGCCGTTGTTAGCTGCAGAAAGTGGTAGCTTTGCCTACAATACCATGAAAGACAGAGTTCCACGTATCTTA CAAAATGTATTGATGTATGCCATAAAGAGATttcaaatttttcaaaatcaatTTGGCGAG GAAGGCCGGTTGGATTGTCAATCAGTTATTGGGCAACTATCTCAGCTCAGAAGTGAAATAATGACAGATAAATCTTTAACTTTGTTGGATGATGAAATAGACGACTGTGAAGTTTGGAATGCAAGATTTGAACAAAACAG ATCTGTTCACCAGTCGCATCCAACATGGTTTAGTTCGCCTTGGTTGTATGTGGAGTGCTTTATGTACAGAAAAATTCAGTCTGTTTTATCAAAGAG TAACCACATGAAAAAATTTGATCCATTTTTGGATCAAAAAAATCTTGCTTTGTTGCAATCACTTCCAGCCATGAGAAACTTAGCTGCTTTTCTGgatcaagttttaaagatTGACCTTGGTGATGCTAAGATCCTTGGGTTGAGACTACAAGACTTTTTACAG GTGTCATTATGGGGTAACAGATGTGACTTGTCACTATCTGGTGGCGAGGAAAGCTCACAGACCACAGATCCTCATAAGAATCTCACAACACTAAGCGAGTTCTTGCTTGTTGATTGTTCCAAGAAAGTTTTCGATTATCtttatataataaatcaaGATAAG AAGACGGATAAAGTTGTCGATATCATTTTGGACAACTCTGGTTTTGAGTTATTCACAGATCTGATTTTAGCAGAATTTTTGCTTGCATCGAAGTTGGCAACAAAAATTCGATTTCATCCAAAGCGATTTCCATGGTTTGTATCAGATGTCACTCCACAGGATTTTCTTGATACAATAGATATACTTGGGAAAGACAGTAGTCAGGTTCTTGGTGATTTTGCTTTGCGGTGGAAAGAAAGACTACAGGACGAAACATTCACTTTAATCACTGATGAAAACTTAACATCGTTTTGGACTCTCCCAGATCCATTTTACTTGATGAAGAATGTTTCTCCGTCTTTACTACAACTTCTGGAAACTTCCAAACTACTTATTTTCAAGGGCGACTTGAATTACAGAAAGCTCGTCAGTGACTTAAAGTGGTTACATGAAACATCTTTTGTTAAGGCATTGCGTGGATTCACGTCCACCCCACTCTGTTCGCTACGTACACTAAAAGCTGAAGTAGTAGTCGGCTTACCAACTGGTGTTGCCGAGTCTATAGCTAAATGTGATGCTGATTGGATGGTCACTGGCAAATACGCAGTTATACAAtcaaacatttaa
- the LOC104265506 gene encoding quinone oxidoreductase-like protein 2 homolog produces MEKFIKFPPELFLRPLARGTSTLIRPQACLELKQKLSSPSFLKNAVSSSSTRRNFFKAAVCKELGKPLVIDLIESQPELSSGEIRIQVEAVGVNFGDLLMVVGEYQVKLPTPFVPGSEMSGVILEVGPDVTDLTPGMRVVGLSQSFGAYAEEVVTTQDSVWEIPEKMSMTEAAGFVCSYGTALLALKKRAALKENEHLLVTAAAGAVGLAAVDIGANAIGAKVIGAVGSDEKCDIVRSRGAVAAINYKKDNLRSKMKEICSSGANVVFDTVGGQIFKDAFRSIAFEGRLLVIGFASGDIPQIPANHLLVKNISTIGTYWGAYAMENVKTFKWSVNESFRLYNDGKLTPLVSATFDLSQINKAFEFIKARKSVGKVIIEVR; encoded by the coding sequence ATGGAAAAGTTTATTAAGTTTCCCCCAGAACTGTTTCTGCGACCACTTGCAAGAGGTACATCTACACTTATCAGGCCACAAGCGTGTTTGGAACTAAAACAAAAGCTTTCCTCTCCAAGCTTCCTAAAAAATGCGGTCTCCTCTAGTTCTACCAGACGCAACTTTTTTAAAGCAGCTGTGTGCAAAGAACTTGGCAAACCACTGGTTATAGACCTTATTGAATCGCAACCAGAATTATCTTCAGGGGAGATACGAATTCAAGTTGAGGCCGTTGGTGTTAACTTTGGTGACTTGCTGATGGTAGTCGGTGAATATCAAGTGAAGCTTCCAACACCATTTGTACCTGGAAGTGAAATGTCTGGTGTTATATTGGAAGTTGGGCCTGATGTAACTGATCTAACGCCAGGTATGAGAGTTGTTGGTTTGAGTCAATCTTTTGGTGCATATGCTGAAGAAGTGGTTACCACTCAAGATTCTGTGTGGGAAATTCCTGAAAAAATGAGTATGACAGAAGCTGCTGGCTTTGTTTGCTCTTATGGTACTGCTCTGTTAGCTCTTAAAAAACGAGCAGCGTTAAAAGAAAATGAGCATCTGCTTGTAACTGCAGCTGCAGGGGCAGTGGGCTTGGCTGCTGTGGATATTGGTGCAAATGCAATAGGTGCAAAAGTTATTGGTGCTGTTGGCAGTGATGAAAAGTGTGACATTGTCCGGTCACGCGGTGCAGTTGCTGccattaattataaaaaagacaACCTCAGATCCAAGATGAAGGAGATTTGCAGCAGTGGTGCAAATGTGGTGTTTGATACAGTGGGTGGTCAAATATTTAAGGATGCTTTCCGAAGCATTGCATTTGAAGGAAGATTGTTAGTGATTGGGTTTGCCTCTGGTGATATTCCACAAATTCCTGCTAATCATCTGctggttaaaaatatttccacAATTGGAACATATTGGGGTGCGTATGCAATGGAGAATGTTAAGACATTTAAATGGAGTGTTAATGAAAGCTTTAGGTTATATAATGATGGAAAACTTACTCCACTAGTATCAGCTACATTCGATTTGTCTCAAATTAACAAAGCTTTCGAATTTATTAAAGCTCGGAAATCTGTGGGTAAAGTGATCATAGAAGTTCGATGA
- the LOC113474141 gene encoding uncharacterized protein LOC113474141 has product MLSYKQKIKPPKQGKIEMESFDLYKDLPELVPLDESKVPISMPRFDVPTLTKNAYFSGRGSNLSGSSSGRSSGDNLPLSPLLTTPLSSQQLPRGMMESAVTMLQVDENNTSKSTTDCLLVVPQNTVPMAKHRKNYTKKMNKLKKAEEEGFITDEEVWRRRKQRQEREKIEAFRQRHAGKTGAVKKLDWETFVEGYDEHEQVKTLEEEIYKPTYVANANLKDETLFSALGKSVMPHKRIAFVGTVVQKIEKRKQEKKERQINEMMIKHFHSSDDGDTKVKTYGMKEALEELNARHAASNQPTPDKVSLDTNSLNTEETMETKETKSEDVYETLETIKTKMTPSVTRDSCRPVTAEPPVRQRSWLRHAQSESDIYASIKKQQKPFLPPPSLYNDTGSLISFSELLMAKNKTRSVSATDLSQPYEQFTDLSYFSEEYEDKVTDAAIVLPPEIKEQKQTVRVKRRSRSHHTTLTATERNQQHRNSKEKIRTSATGGRRRGRSATRRHANKRLHKSVGDNLNEIGKQANQPRGSSDALLQQLAIVSEQQNEILERMQRIEKSTKTKRRHRSMDNLLNRATKKNIGRNSASSLSISSDEHQGLSTKFDDLTFTEEPKQPPIPAPLNTKDEILKRISAVGIPVLKLFTGENEENKPELKTPSITSRSASTEKEEKSPTELMVLPNPPDENPMLSYSENTHSSHVAINQVTSSNSKPHHVSSKVTSPTHGQPTHTSSLVTSLNYTNATPPHVTSSKSLKPTLESSHVTLSNYTQEYIENQIPLSTETEVKSKPAREVREQDPRLHQNQVVQKESVKKQRRRSKQYDEYSGSETVVERVRSVKRNISSRSSVIRVKGIPRIDKETEANLSETIQRVVDAGRNSDDEGFSWSVLWAKREETEFEKQAQGAIKRVFSFFGIKSNEEPAVQNDGTIIAEVVRVDSDNETIMSSASSLNYEEHNMLSEPLVEKSFQIHQHQSVIKTSLPGDKQRRTYKEPGNTWDGSRTDNTRQTSTHEPFPNSNERKSLKDKFRKKVMQVTKKKGKYVKPHASADYQVNHAIYDGQPRRQSAFSLGPSRKQHSVDSGFLTNTNGDESPTWNEAAI; this is encoded by the exons ATGCTTTCCTATAAGCAGAAAATCAAACCACCAAAACAGGGGAAAATCGAAATGGAAAGTTTTGATTTATATAAGGACTTACCTGAGCTTGTGCCTCTTGACGAAAGCAAAGTTCCGATTTCAATGCCGAGGTTTGACGTTCCGACACTGACAAAGAATGCATATTTTAGTGGACGGGGTTCGAATTTATCAGGAAGTAGTTCTGGGCGATCATCTGGTGATAATCTTCCCTTATCACCTCTTCTTACTACTCCACTAAGTAGCCAGCAACTGCCACGGGGTATGATGGAGTCCGCTGTTACTATGCTTCAA GTGGATGAAAACAATACCAGCAAATCAACAACCGACTGCCTTTTGGTTGTTCCGCAAAATACTGTACCGATGGCTAAACACAG GAAGAACTATACTAAGAAGATGAACAAGCTAAAGAAAGCGGAAGAAGAAGGATTTATCACAGATGAAGAGGTTTGGAGAAGACGGAAGCAACGCCAAGAGAGGGAGAAGATCGAAGCTTTTCGACAGCGCCACGCGGGGAAGACAGGGGCAGTGAAAAAGTTGGATTGGGAAACTTTTGTTGAGGGTTATGATGAACATGaacaagttaaaacattaGAG GAGGAGATTTATAAACCGACTTATGTTGCCAACGCTAATCTAAAAGACGAAACCCTTTTTTCTGCTCTTGGTAAAAGCGTGATGCCACACAAAAGAATAGCATTCGTTGGGACCGTTGTACAGAAAATCGAAAAACggaaacaagaaaaaaaagaaagacaaATTAACGAAATGATGATCAAGCATTTCCATTCCAGTGACGATGGTGACACAAAGG ttaaaacgTATGGGATGAAAGAAGCACTGGAAGAGCTAAACGCAAGACACGCAGCGAGCAACCAACCAACACCTGACAAAGTTTCACTTGATACTAACTCTTTAAACACGGAAGAAACTATGgaaacaaaagaaacaaaaagtgaAGATGTATACGAGACTTtggaaacaattaaaactaaGATGACACCTTCTGTAACACGCGATAGTTGTCGACCAGTAACTGCAGAGCCTCCTGTCCGACAAAGAAGTTGGTTGAGGCACGCGCAAAGTGAAAGCGACATTTATGCCtctattaaaaaacaacagaagcCATTTCTTCCACCGCCATCGTTATACAATGATACTGGGAGCCTTATTTCGTTTTCAGAGCTGCTTATGGCCAAAAACAAAACCCGTTCAGTGTCGGCTACTGATTTATCCCAACCTTACGAACAATTTACCGATCTTTCGTATTTCTCCGAAGAGTATGAAGATAAAGTTACTGACGCTGCGATAGTTCTGCCTCCAGAAATTAAAGAACAAAAGCAGACTGTGAGAGTTAAACGAAGAAGTCGGTCACACCACACGACCCTTACTGCGACAGAACGTAACCAACAACATAGAAACAGTAAGGAGAAAATAAGAACATCTGCAACTGGTGGCCGCAGAAGAGGGCGGTCAGCCACACGGAGACATGCGAACAAAAGACTTCACAAAAGCGTGGGAGATAATTTGAATGAAATAGGGAAGCAGGCTAACCAGCCAAGGGGAAGCAGTGATGCGTTGTTGCAACAGCTTGCGATTGTTTCCGAACAACAGAACGAGATTTTAGAACGGATGCAAAGAATTGAGAAATCgacaaaaacaaaacgaaGACATCGTTCCATGGACAACTTGCTAAATCgagcaacaaaaaaaaatatcggaAGAAATTCTGCCAGTTCTCTGAGCATTAGTTCTGATGAGCATCAGGGCCTGAGCACAAAATTCGATGATTTAACATTTACTGAGGAACCTAAGCAGCCGCCAATTCCTGCTCCTTTAAACACAAAAGATGAAATATTGAAACGAATATCCGCTGTCGGGATACCGGTGTTGAAACTCTTCACCGGAGAAAACGAAGAAAATAAACCAGAACTCAAAACCCCGTCAATAACTTCCAGGTCGGCGAGCACGGAGAAGGAAGAAAAAAGTCCAACTGAGCTAATGGTGTTACCAAATCCACCTGATGAAAATCCCATGCTGTCATATTCGGAAAATACACACTCATCGCATGTGGCGATAAAtcaagtgacgtcatcaaactcTAAACCACATCATGTGTCATCCAAAGTGACGTCACCCACACATGGCCAACCAACACATACGTCATCACTTGTTACTTCATTGAATTATACAAATGCGACACCTCcgcatgtgacgtcatcgaaaTCTTTAAAACCAACACTCGAATCATCTCATGTGACGTTATCAAACTATACACAGGAATACATCGAAAACCAAATCCCTCTTTCTACTGAAACCGAAGTAAAAAGCAAACCTGCTCGTGAGGTTAGAGAGCAGGATCCGAGGTTGCATCAAAACCAAGTTGTTCAGAaagaaagtgtaaaaaaacaacggcGACGAAGCAAACAATATGATGAGTACTCGGGAAGTGAAACGGTGGTTGAAAGGGTGAGGTCAGTTAAACGAAACATAAGTAGCAGATCGTCTGTGATTCGCGTTAAGGGAATTCCGCGTATAGACAAGGAGACTGAAGCTAATTTGAGTGAAACAATTCAGAGAGTCGTAGACGCTGGAAGAAATTCCGATGACGAGGGGTTTAGTTGGTCGGTTTTGTGGGCAAAACGAGAGGAAACTGAGTTTGAAAAGCAAGCACAGGGTGCTATTAAGAgagtattttctttttttggcaTTAAATCAAACGAAGAACCAGCAGTGCAAAACGATGGCACCATCATCGCGGAGGTTGTACGCGTTGATAGTGATAACGAAACAATAATGTCTAGTGCAAGCTCACTTAACTATGAAGAACATAATATGCTATCTGAGCCACTGGTAGAAAAATCATTTCAAATACATCAGCATCAATCTGTTATTAAGACATCGCTCCCTGGCGATAAGCAACGAAGAACATATAAAGAACCTGGAAACACCTGGGACGGCTCACGAACAGACAATACGAGGCAAACTTCAACACACGAACCCTTTCCTAATTCAAACGAAAGAAAAAGCCTGAAAGATAAATTTCGGAAGAAAGTAATGCAAGTGACaaagaaaaaaggtaaatatgtGAAGCCACATGCTTCAGCAGATTACCAAGTAAATCACGCGATATACGATGGTCAACCGAGGAGACAATCAGCATTTTCTCTCGGCCCATCACGCAAACAACATTCCGTGGATTCGGGTTTTCTCACGAACACGAACGGCGATGAATCTCCAACCTGGAACGAAGCTGctatttaa